A window from Betta splendens chromosome 1, fBetSpl5.4, whole genome shotgun sequence encodes these proteins:
- the sorbs2a gene encoding sorbin and SH3 domain-containing protein 2 isoform X9, with the protein MNTDSGGCARKSVALSLILSPMKRVQSSPNLATGSDSHSSDLDSWRSHSATDGLRNGDANSSSLAAKGFRSVRPNLQDKKSPTQGPPSPNPAAQHSPYRCHSSDSLDYLSGLMPKTLSPTPYVPFASGTGIAACIVSGPSLNTVSSVSITGCPSPSASPVTVSALSQYSSSTAGLLDELQICGLDSPGASPTPSPTLSLVSAYTSAGPDDALTASVASTTAAATVTNGQVLSHAMNGSTGHPQRPLSPPSYPPPPPSLHTGLQRQSRSSEGSESITRESMVSGLTSVSSTVPIARFSEEEKKVSIIKAPHYEGIGPVDESGIPIAIRTTVDRPKDWYKTMFKQIHKVHKADDDYSDTYNASYAIINNDDHSLSSGTTMAHPAPRTHTYRPLSKSPSNNGGCLGPREHSPSPVPPPPPAMQSLLQLRARDSEREKDSPDMNEWGPPDRKVDTRKYRAEPKSIFEYEPGKSSILEHERPTYDDIDLENEPWYKFFSELEFGRPPPKKRLDYNPDISARQRIETSLHIASADKTPERPASVASDYRKRRKSEPSSSQANAHSQSRAATSPKPVDACRPSSSSSSSLKKPVIRSSPSSPSRAKGGDACNMYSNSLTSPGPCQPPYLPPVPPESVHCQEDASQEGSSSSKRSVCCKNGWQAKHQDAETWSSAEEAPPSPAKLKSRSCDDLLSDGHSGSGGRHATRSESAGSLLCDGNPSGSTASTSSRSLPRLHRRRAHDSPGFLQLYRKMHHIDRAQLIPSEVIRSVRARILELERQPHLHRHRLSPWGADVPRDMVPNRISEYERLIQKSKSMPNLGDGEMPSGTTTPGGSSSRASSGGGGGTPCFSKRRFSIESLLEEDNNGNNGTVPHTMDHIRRPRSPPEGQPRVGPEPTHGAFPTPRGSQDPQANPDYSDSEQDAIASDLSDFIQVEGSSFCSESDFDHCSLTSSESLFGSSTLHHHHMRHHHHHHHHHHPGHQSVGQSQGYQHRHLISTCKGRCPASYTRFTTMLRHERERARQEHQRASQQSRSSLSQMQNSHSQQAMSKLAFLVSPVPFRRKKGSPPTSRRSSSGGGHGSRPKSKQAIYEALDAALRDIYEHIQAERGHRGTRAPDDSILRRILAELLPNVPERSSSLRGRRGCWQGGHSSASLYPDGSLSGYATYRGDSSTPRLQSPRLQSPISACYGRHSDTSNNNDYGEEQGNGNGLSYSDQDVSRTYSTMDGRHTPQSRRPTPDREVSHKQMTQLILFSLLHQKQPARAIYDFKAQTPKELTFKKGDAVNIIRQIDNNWYEGEHRGRVGIFPISYVEKMPSSEKPQPIRPPPPAQVREIGEAVARYNFNADTNVELSLRKGEKIIVIRQVDQNWYEGKIPDTNKQGIFPVSYVDIVKRSPSRSSTHHIDPHGYPGNRTPSTTPVKSFHHLHPSSTTCELPLSKPSTRLDFQAVTNEWLSLTMDPSMITPAHSLATTPIPPTPPPLPPDLANFPKAQWPIPSAVPTQRDFAHLPQTISRTPPIKEGLGHTPTILPFTPPPLLSSPPPPDPYSPFISPPPDLSFYNNSCRRPPETAQMLHFNKSKDLSCTVSQKSSSKNLEQHKSTVPMDKTIKTPDVKMRVKDPYDELLSMILDGSTSKDVVEPAKLSVGDSEPVTQTNESKRKWSEPKAAKSHQPASKPPAVSSGRDSAGSARLDVQFHKPVTMEPLTVIWEGQLRSDDEPVASQRWSSVKGKGYTELFIEEEGETLEDKEEDASVMNERLNPQLSHPGVSSPSAPPPLVSFPPFSAASTSVCVSPSSRSQQCDHDTAPLSPPVSPRPPSLPHLSTSPLPPVSLSPPVSPSPLHVSHSPSNISTQRSVSLSSTPPCPSRPVASFAGSESPLLLPALSPSKPASPPLAMPRSPPTVPHQGRRSPKVKQDPVVGGKPPRSPILSRRFYLSPIRGRRRLVQDALQGGGDPYQALYNYMPRNEDELELREGDIVDVMEKCDDGWFVGPLHPFMENSALGKCFYLSLISTFGCGPGFSELE; encoded by the exons ATAGTGGAGGATGCGCTCGCAAAAGCGTGGCCTTGTCACTTATACTTTCACCCATGAAGAGGGTCCAGAGCTCACCAAATCTAGCTACAG GGAGTGATTCTCACTCATCAGACCTAG ATTCTTGGCGATCACACAGTGCCACAGATGGCCTTAGGAATGGAGATGCCAACAGCTCATCTCTTGCAGCTAAAGGCTTTCGCAGTGTCAGGCCCAACCTACAGGACAAAAAGTCACCAACACAG GGGCCTCCCTCCCCCAACCCTGCGGCACAGCACTCTCCCTACCGCTGCCACAGCTCAGATTCCCTCGACTACCTGTCAGGCTTAATGCCCAAGACTCTGTCGCCCACCCCGTATGTTCCTTTTGCCAGTGGAACTGGCATCGCAGCTTGTATAGTCAGTGGGCCGAGCCTTAACACAGTCAGCAGTGTGAGCATCACTGGCTGTCCCTCACCCTCTGCTTCACCTGTGACGGTGTCGGCTCTCAGCCAGTACTCGTCGTCTACGGCTGGTCTGCTGGACGAGCTGCAGATCTGTGGCCTGGACTCACCTGGCGCCTCACCCACGCCGTCACCAACTCTCAGCCTTGTTTCTGCCTACACATCTGCTGGCCCCGATGATGCGCTAACAGCCTCTGTGGCCTCCACCACggcagcagccactgtcacTAAT GGCCAGGTCCTCTCCCACGCAATGAATGGTAGTACTGGCCATCCACAGAGGCCCCTCTCACCTCCATCCtaccctccacctcccccctcaCTGCACACAGGGCTccagagacagagcaggagtTCAG AGGGCAGCGAGTCTATCACCAGAGAATCTATGGTGTCAGGCCTCACCAGTGTCAGCAGTACTGTGCCTATTGCCCGCTtctcagaagaagaaaaaaaggtttCGATTATTAAAGCCCCTCATTATGAAGGCATTGGCCCAGTGGACGAGTCAGGCATCCCAATCGCCATCCGCACG ACGGTGGATAGGCCTAAGGATTGGTACAAAACAATGTTCAAACAAATCCACAAGGTCCATAAAGCAG ATGATGACTACTCAGACACCTACAATGCTTCATATGCCATCATAAACAACG ATGACCACAGCCTGTCATCCGGCACCACCATGGCCCACCCCGCCCCCCGAACACATACATACAGGCCACTGTCAAAGAGCCCCTCCAACAACGGAGGATGTCTTGGGCCTCGGGAACATTCACCATCTCCTGTACCTCCACCACCCCCAGCCATGCAAtccctcctgcagctgaggGCCAGAGACAGTGAACGTGAAAAAGACTCCCCAGATAT GAATGAATGGGGTCCTCCAGACAGGAAAGTGGACACACGAAAGTACCGTGCAGAGCCCAAGAGTATTTTTGAATATGAGCCCGGAAAGTCCTCTATTCTGGAGCATGAAAGACCA ACCTATGATGACATAGATTTAGAGAACGAGCCTTGGTATAAGTTCTTTTCCGAGCTGGAGTTTGGGCGGCCG CCTCCTAAAAAACGACTGGATTATAATCCAGACATCTCCGCTCGCCAGCGCATTGAG ACGTCTCTGCACATTGCTTCTGCAGACAAGACTCCAGAGAGACCTGCAAG TGTTGCTAGCGACtacagaaaaagaaggaagtcTGAGCCATCAAGTTCCCAAGCGAACGCTCActctcagagcagagctgcaacgTCACCTAAACCGGTGGATGCCTgcaggcccagcagcagcagcagcagcagcctaaAGAAGCCTGTCATTCGGTCCTCACCATCTTCACCCTCCAGAGCCAAAG GTGGGGACGCATGCAACATGTATTCGAACAGTTTGACCTCCCCAGGTCCCTGTCAGCCCCCCTATTTGCCGCCGGTCCCCCCTGAGTCTGTTCATTGCCAAGAGGACGCCAGCCAGGAAGGGAGCTCTTCCTCTAAGCGTTCTGTGTGTTGTAAGAATGGTTGGCAGGCGAAACACCAGGATGCTGAGACATGGAGCAGTGCAGAGGAGGCGCCACCCTCTCCTGCCAAGCTCAAGTCACGCAGCTGCGATGACTTACTCAGTGACGGACATTCTGGCTCCGGCGGACGCCACGCCACTCGGTCAGAAAGCGCTGGGTCCCTTTTGTGCGATGGGAATCCCTCAGGTTCAACCGCGTCCACCTCCAGTCGCTCGTTGCCACGTCTCCACCGACGCCGGGCACATGATTCACCGGGCTTTCTCCAGCTGTACCGTAAAATGCACCACATAGACAGAGCTCAGCTTATTCCATCCGAGGTCATCCGCTCCGTCCGTGCTCGCATCCTTGAACTGGAGCGCCAGCCTCACTTGCATCGCCATCGCCTTTCTCCTTGGGGTGCGGATGTGCCCCGCGATATGGTGCCAAACCGCATTTCTGAGTATGAGCGCCTCATTCAGAAATCCAAGTCCATGCCCAATTTGGGCGACGGTGAGATGCCCTCGGGCACCACCACACCAGGTGGCTCATCATCTCGAGCCAGCAGCGGTGGTGGCGGCGGGACCCCCTGTTTTTCAAAACGCCGGTTTTCCATAGAGTCTTTATTGGAGGAAGACAACAATGGCAATAATGGAACGGTACCTCACACCATGGACCACATACGCAGACCTCGTAGCCCACCAGAGGGTCAGCCTCGTGTTGGACCAGAGCCCACCCATGGAGCCTTTCCCACTCCTCGTGGTTCCCAAGATCCACAGGCAAACCCGGATTATTCTGACAGTGAACAGGATGCTATTGCGTCAGACCTCAGTGACTTCATACAGGTGGAGGGCTCTTCATTTTGCAGTGAGAGTGACTTTGACCATTGCTCACTAACCTCCTCTGAGAGTTTGTTTGGCTCCTCCACCCTTCACCATCACCACATgcgtcatcatcaccaccatcaccaccaccaccaccctggtCACCAAAGTGTAGGCCAGAGCCAGGGTTACCAACACCGCCACCTCATCAGCACCTGCAAAGGCCGCTGTCCTGCCTCTTATACGCGTTTCACAACGATGCTTCgccacgagagagagagagcccgcCAGGAGCACCAGAGAGCTTCACAGCAGAGCCGCAGTAGTCTTTCCCAAATGCAGAACTCACACTCCCAGCAAGCGATGTCCAAGCTGGCCTTTCTGGTCAGCCCAGTGCCTTTCCGAAGGAAAAAGGGCTCACCGCCTACCTCTCGAAGAAGCAGTAGTGGTGGAGGTCACGGTAGCAGACCAAAGTCCAAACAGGCTATATATGAAGCGCTAGATGCAGCCTTAAGGGATATATATGAGCACATTCAAGCAGAGAGAGGACACAGAGGCACTAGGGCACCAGATGATAGCATCTTGAGGAGAATACTGGCCGAACTGCTGCCAAACGTGCCTGAGCGGAGCTCCTCACTGCGGGGTAGGAGGGGGTGCTGGCAAGGGGGCCACTCCTCTGCATCTTTGTACCCAGATGGGAGCCTCTCTGGTTACGCCACGTACAGAGGGGATTCTTCCACACCACGGTTACAGTCTCCACGACTACAGTCACCAATCAGTGCCTGTTACGGACGCCACTCGGACACCTCAAACAATAATGATTATGGAGAGGAGCAGGGCAACGGAAATGGTCTCTCTTATTCAG ACCAGGATGTCTCTAGAACCTATTCCACCATGGATGGACGTCACACTCCCCAGAGCAGAAGACCTACGCCCGACAGAGAG GTCTCCCATAAACAGATGACACAACTTATTCTGTTCTCTCTTCTCCATCAGAAACAGCCGGCAAGAGCCATTTATGATTTTAAGGCACAAACGCCTAA GgagctgacatttaaaaagggTGATGCTGTCAACATCATCAGGCAGATAGATAACAACTGGTATGAAGGAGAGCACCGTGGGCGAGTGGGGATATTCCCTATATCCTATGTGGAG AAGATGCCATCTTCAGAGAAACCACAGCCAATTCGACCTCCGCCACCAGCACAGGTCCGGGAGATTGGAGAGGCAGTGGCTCGCTACAACTTCAATGCTGATACAAATGTGGAGCTGTCCCTCAGAAAG GGTGAGAAGATCATTGTGATACGGCAGGTGGATCAGAACTGGTATGAAGGGAAGATCCCAGACACAAACAAGCAGGGCATCTTTCCTGTGTCCTACGTTGACATTGTGAAGCGCTCTCCATCCAGGAGCTCCACTCACCACATAGATCCTCACGGTTACCCTGGCAACAGGACACCAAGCACCACACCTGTCAAG TCTTTCCACCATCTACATCCATCCTCCACCACCTGTGAGCTCCCCTTGTCCAAGCCCTCGACAAGGCTTGATTTTCAAGCTGTCACCAACGAGTGGCTGTCCCTCACAATGGACCCGTCAATGATCACTCCAGCTCACTCCCTCGCTACTACCCCTATACCgcccacacctcctcctcttccacctgACCTTGCAAACTTTCCCAAGGCTCAGTGGCCTATACCCTCAgctgtgccaacacaaagagACTTTGCTCATCTGCCCCAAACCATTTCTAGAACTCCACCTATTAAAGAAGGTTTGGGTCACACCCCGACCATTCTGCCTTTCACACCACCCccccttctttcttctcctccacctccagaccCCTATTCCCCCTTCATCTCTCCACCGCCTGACTTGTCCTTttacaacaacagctgcagacGGCCCCCAGAAACAGCCCAAATGTTACACTTTAATAAGTCAAAAGATTTGTCTTGCACAGTTTCACAAAAGTCTTCCTCCAAAAATCTAGAGCAGCACAAATCCACTGTGCCTATGGACAAAACTATCAAAACCCCTGATGTTAAGATGCGAGTAAAAGACCCTTATGATGAGCTGTTATCCATGATCTTGGATGGTTCTACCAGTAAAGATGTTGTTGAACCTGCCAAATTATCTGTGGGAGATTCTGAACCAGTTACCCAAACTAATGAATCCAAGAGGAAGTGGTCTGAGCCAAAAGCAGCAAAATCCCACCAGCCAGCAAGCAAACCCCCAGCAGTCAGTTCAGGCAGGGACTCAGCAGGCAGTGCCCGGTTAGATGTGCAGTTTCACAAGCCTGTGACAATGGAGCCGCTCACTGTCATCTGGGAGGGGCAGTTAAGGTCAGATGATGAACCAGTCGCATCTCAGAGATGGTCGTCAGTAAAGGGGAAAGGATATACTGAGTTGTTCATTGAGGAAGAAGGTGAAACTTTagaagacaaagaggaagatgCTAGCGTTATGAATGAAAGACTCAATCCACAG CTCTCTCACCCTGGCGTGTCCTCGCCTTCTGCTCCGCCACCTCTCGTCTCATTCCCTCCTTTCTCCGCTGCTTctacttctgtttgtgtttcaccttCTTCACGCTCACAACAGTGTGATCACGACACCgcgcctctctctccacccGTCTCGCCTCGGCCTCCGTCTCTGCCACACCTTTCAACATCCCCCTTAcctccagtctctctctctcctcccgtctcACCGTCTCCCCTCCATGTTTCTCACTCCCCTTCGAACATTTCCACCCAgcgctctgtctctctgtcctcaaCCCCTCCCTGTCCTTCTCGCCCGGTTGCGTCCTTTGCTGGCTCAGagtctcctcttctcctccctgctctgtCTCCCTCTAAACCTGCTTCTCCTCCCCTTGCTATGCCCCGCTCTCCTCCCACTGTACCTCATCAAGGACGTAGGTCTCCCAAGGTTAAG CAGGATCCAGTTGTTGGTGGTAAACCTCCTCGTAGTCCCATCTTGTCCCGGAGGTTCTATCTGTCACCCATTAGAGGTCGAAGG AGATTGGTGCAAGATGCActccaaggaggaggagaccc GTACCAAGCCCTGTACAACTACATGCCGCGCAatgaggacgagctggagctgagggaggGTGATATCGTTGATGTTATGGAGAAGTGTGATGACGGCTGGTTTGTAG GACCTTTACATCCTTTTATGGAAAACTCTGCCCTTGGCAAATGTTTCTATTTGAGTTTAATCTCCACTTTTGGCTGTGGTCCAGGCTTCAGTGAGCTGGAATAG